Proteins from a genomic interval of Diceros bicornis minor isolate mBicDic1 chromosome 34, mDicBic1.mat.cur, whole genome shotgun sequence:
- the LOC131397902 gene encoding vomeronasal type-1 receptor 4-like, translating to MANRDLAIGMIFLTQTVVGILGNLSLLCHYIILYFTEYRLRSTDLILRHLIVANVSSLFCKGVPQTMAAFGWKHFLSDVGCKLVFFLHRVGRGVSIGSICVLSVFQVITISHRNSRWADLKVKAPNYIVPCIFLVWILQVLVNISFPIFITDKLSDKNITNRKDFLYCSSVRHDKLTDLLHAALLSVPDVFCLGVMLWASSTMVFILYRHRQRVQHLHRTKISPSSSPESRATKTILLLMSTFAYFYALSSIFQVFLSVLNNPDWFLVNITAIMAVCFPTVFPFLLKNGDSSVSRLCFAWIRNIKIP from the coding sequence ATGGCCAACAGGGATTTGGCAATAGGAATGATCTTCTTAACACAGACTGTGGTTGGAATCCTGGGCAATTTGTCTCTTCTTTGCCATTATATCATCCTTTACTTCACTGAGTACAGGTTAAGGTCCACAGATTTGATTCTTAGGCACCTTATTGTAGCTAATGTCTCATCCCTCTTCTGTAAAGGAGTCCCTCAGACAATGGCAGCATTTGGGTGGAAACATTTCCTCAGTGATGTTGGATGcaaacttgttttctttcttcacagagtggggaggggtgtGTCCATTGGTAGCATCTGTGTCTTGAGTGTCTTCCAGGTGATCACGATCAGTCACAGGAACTCCAGGTGGGCAGACCTTAAAGTAAAAGCTCCCAACTACATTGTCCCCTGTATTTTCCTGGTTTGGATCCTGCAAGTGCTGGTAAATATCAGTTTTCCTATCTTTATAACTGACAAATTGAGTGACAAAAACATCACAAACAGAAAAGATTTCCTATACTGTTCTTCTGTTCGTCATGACAAACTCACGGACTTGTTACATGCAGCATTGCTATCAGTCCCTGATGTTTTCTGTTTGGGGGTCATGCTCTGGGCCAGCAGCACCATGGTTTTCATCCTGTACAGGCACAGGCAGAGGGTCCAACACCTTCATAGGACCAAGATCTCCCCCAGTTCCTCCCCTGAGTCCAGAGCTACCAAAACCATCCTTCTCCTGATGAGcacctttgcctatttttacgCCCTTTCCTCTAtctttcaagtatttttgtctgttttaaatAATCCTGACTGGTTCCTGGTGAACATCACTGCAATCATGGCTGTGTGTTTTCCAACTGTCTTCCCCTTTCTGCTCAAGAACGGTGACTCCAGTGTATCCAGACTCTGCTTTGCCTGGATAAGGAATATAAAAATCCCCTAA